Within Oleidesulfovibrio alaskensis DSM 16109, the genomic segment TTATCCCCGCTGTCCTTTCCACCAAGGAATTATCAAACTGGAACGACGACGCCTGTCCGGTGCCCGTCATGCCGGACATCGTGGTTGACGGTCTGCTGGGAACGGGACTGCGGGGCGAAGTGTCAGATTCGCTGCTGGCACTTATCCGGCATATCAATGCGCTGGCACGGACCGCATTTGTCTTTTCACTGGATATTCCCAGCGGTATGGACGGACTGACGGGGCTGCCCTCTCCGGAGTGCGTCTGTGCCCGCTGCACCGTCACATTTCAGGCTCCGAAGACAGGACTGCTTCACCCCGAGGCAAAGGAATATACCGGCAGGCTGCACATACGGGACATCGGCATTCCTCCCGCTATCCAGAACAGGTATCCCACGCGACTTCGCAGGGCCACATGTGCTGTTGCCGCACTGCCCCCCCCGCCCTCGGCGGCCATGCACAAGGGCACGGCAGGCCGTGTGCTGGTCATCGGCGGGTCCGCAGGGCTTTGCGGTGCTCCGCTGCTGGCGGCTGCCGGAGCCTTGCGCGCCGGTGCCGGACTCGTCACGGTGGCCGTTCCTGCCCGCCTTGAAGCCTGTGTCAGACATGGCAATCCGGACATCATGACATTGCCGCTTGCGTGCGGCGACGACTGGGCCGCTTTTGACGCACGCATGCTGGAAGGGCTGGATGAGCGCTACGACGCAGTCATTGTGGGCAACGGCATGGGGCGCTCGGCTCACGCCGGCGAGGCGCTTGCCGAAATTTTGAAAACCCCCAGGCCTGCCTCCGTCATCGATGCGGACGCACTTTTCCATTTACGCCACCCTACGCAGATGCTTGCATTGATGCGTGAAACAGATATTCTTACACCTCATCCGGGCGAAATGGCTTTTCTGACGGGTCTGACCATAGAGCAGGTACAGGCAGACAGGCTTGCCGCGCTGGAAATGCTGACGCGGCGCACAGCAGCAACCTGTATTCTGAAGGGCGCAGGCACTCTGGTGGGCAGCACACAGTCATTTACAGCGTTTATCGACGCCGGAGGGCCGTCACTGGCGGTGGGCGGCTCCGGCGATGTGCTTGCCGGTATATGCGCCGCATTTGCGGCACAGGGCCTTGGGGCATTCAATGCCGCCGCCGCTGCGGCATTCATCCACGGAAAAGCCGGAGAACTCCTGTTGCAGGAATTTCCGTTGCGCGGTACTACCGCATCTGAAATAGCTGATACCATTCCCCGTACCAGAAAGGAGCTTTATCATGCTTAGCGCAAAAGACATCATGTCCGCAGACCCTGTGACCGTAGCTCCTGACATGGATATCATCGAAGCCACCAAACTGATGCTGGAATACAAGTTCAACGGCCTGCCCGTTGTGGACGACGCCGGCAAGCTGGTGGGAGTGCTGTGTCAGAGCGACCTTGTCGCTCAGCAGAAAAAGGTCAATCTGCCCTCTCTTTTCACCATTCTTGACGGCTTCATTCCGCTGAAATCGCTATCTGACATG encodes:
- a CDS encoding CBS domain-containing protein translates to MLSAKDIMSADPVTVAPDMDIIEATKLMLEYKFNGLPVVDDAGKLVGVLCQSDLVAQQKKVNLPSLFTILDGFIPLKSLSDMDSEMRKVAATRVSDAMTDNPATVTPDTPLDEVATLMVDSKYYTLPVVKDGILVGVVGKEDVLRTLVGV
- a CDS encoding bifunctional ADP-dependent NAD(P)H-hydrate dehydratase/NAD(P)H-hydrate epimerase; this encodes MFLPLPTPQEMNRWDQAAVDEAGMPAEMLMENAAREAFRVLCGCFEKSSATGAHTAEDPAWCLAEKRILCFMGGGNNGGDTAALARLLCGAGATVLVVHTRPLEDFRQEAAWHIERALQAGVLFVQYDASCPAVIPAVLSTKELSNWNDDACPVPVMPDIVVDGLLGTGLRGEVSDSLLALIRHINALARTAFVFSLDIPSGMDGLTGLPSPECVCARCTVTFQAPKTGLLHPEAKEYTGRLHIRDIGIPPAIQNRYPTRLRRATCAVAALPPPPSAAMHKGTAGRVLVIGGSAGLCGAPLLAAAGALRAGAGLVTVAVPARLEACVRHGNPDIMTLPLACGDDWAAFDARMLEGLDERYDAVIVGNGMGRSAHAGEALAEILKTPRPASVIDADALFHLRHPTQMLALMRETDILTPHPGEMAFLTGLTIEQVQADRLAALEMLTRRTAATCILKGAGTLVGSTQSFTAFIDAGGPSLAVGGSGDVLAGICAAFAAQGLGAFNAAAAAAFIHGKAGELLLQEFPLRGTTASEIADTIPRTRKELYHA